The following proteins are co-located in the Mauremys reevesii isolate NIE-2019 linkage group 23, ASM1616193v1, whole genome shotgun sequence genome:
- the KDF1 gene encoding keratinocyte differentiation factor 1 — MLGRRTRHPEEVISKHRMNLSHQDAVPQRINPSKECDISLEVFSKSTPELKHSRKLVQQARDRRARKADLKDSNGREAETITFISGSAEAPQTQSLCCLSLTQAWNASKAVLCCIVTCGGCFKNCSIHIPCLGHTETSIDDGRNREQNGRVPSNSPGNISPVEKNGNQIKKNTMGSSFSYPDVKLKGIPVYPNRNPGNHTDADSCYKEPLPEKTFRNSIEKPPLPSSHRSSEEYYSFHESDLDLSELSSSMSSKEIDVLIFKKLTELFSVHQIDELAKCTSDTVFLEKTNKISDLINSITQDYNLDEQDAECRLVRGIIRISTRKSRVRPPISIPATKNHEEKASRGNPPDSGNETMLESLITSQDDLAVQISEETTADVIARNMRRFSAAGSPMSRASSYQDTETDSSGAPLLQVYC, encoded by the exons ATGCTGGGCAGGAGAACAAGACACCCCGAAGAAGTAATCAGCAAACACCGGATGAACCTATCCCACCAGGATGCTGTGCCCCAAAGGATCAACCCGTCCAAAGAGTGTGACATCAGCCTGGAGGTGTTCAGCAAATCCACACCTGAACTCAAACACAGCCGCAAGCTGGTTCAGCAAGCACGGGATAGGAGAGCCCGCAAAGCTGACCTCAAAGACTCCAACGGGAGGGAAGCAGAAACAATTACCTTTATTTCTGGCTCAGCAGAGGCTCCCCAGACCCAGAGTTTGTGCTGTCTTTCTTTGACTCAGGCCTGGAATGCCTCCAAGGCCGTTCTCTGCTGTATAGTGACCTGTGGGGGCTGCTTTAAGAATTGCAGCATTCACATCCCCTGCCTGGGTCACACTGAGACTTCGATTGATGACGGAAGAAACAGAGAGCAAAATGGACGTGTGCCTAGTAACAGCCCTGGCAACATCTCTCCCGTTGAAAAGAATGGGAACCAGATCAAAAAGAACACTATGGGGAGCAGCTTCAGTTACCCAGATGTGAAACTGAAGGGGATCCCTGTCTATCCAAACCGGAACCCTGGCAACCATACAGATGCAGATTCGTGCTACAAAGAGCCCCTGCCAGAGAAGACCTTCAGGAACAGCATAGAAAAGCCACCACTCCCCAGCAGCCACCGGAGCTCAGAGGAGTATTACTCCTTCCACGAGTCTGATCTGGACCTCAGTGAGTTGAGCAGCTCTATGTCCAGCAAAGAGATTGATGTCCTGATCTTCAAGAAACTGACAGAGCTCTTCAGCGTCCACCAGATTGATGAGCTGGCCAAGTGCACGTCAGACACTGTCTTCCTGGAGAAGACCAACAAGATCTCAGACCTGATCAATAGCATCACTCAGGACTACAACCTGGATGAGCAGGATGCTGAGTGCAGGCTAGTCCGAGGCATTATACGCATCAGCACCCGGAAGAGCAGGGTCCGGCCCCCCATTTCCATTCCTGCCACCAAGAACCACGAGGAGAAGGCGAGCAGAGGAAACCCACCGGACAGCGGCAACGAAACCATGCTGGAGTCCCTAATCACCAGCCAAGACG ATTTGGCTGTGCAGATATCAGAGGAAACCACAGCAGACGTGATAGCCAGGAACATGAGGCGGTTCAGCGCTGCAG GGTCTCCAATGAGCAGAGCTTCCTCCTACCAGGACACAGAGACAGATTCGTCTGGAGCACCGCTGCTTCAGGTTTACTGCTAG